Proteins encoded by one window of Phenylobacterium soli:
- a CDS encoding prephenate dehydratase: protein MTKPRIAFQGELGANSHEACSTYFPDYEPVPHASFEDAFEAVKSGACQLGMIPVENSIAGRVADVHHLLPSSGLKIIGERFKPIHFQLMANPGVTLDEVKTAMSMPIALGQCRKTIRRMKLKTEATGDTAGAAKLLAEHPDRSKAAVSPALAAEIYGLDILMRDIEDEHNNTTRFLVMTAEANPPPPPFTSPCITSFIFRVRNLPAALYKALGGFATNGVNMTKLESYMENGAFTATFFYAEVDGRPEDRGLALAFEELRFFSERFEILGVYPADPFRAARA, encoded by the coding sequence ATGACCAAGCCGCGCATCGCCTTCCAGGGCGAGCTCGGGGCCAACAGCCACGAAGCCTGTTCGACCTATTTCCCGGACTACGAGCCCGTTCCGCACGCCAGCTTCGAGGACGCCTTCGAGGCGGTGAAGTCGGGCGCCTGCCAGCTCGGCATGATCCCGGTGGAGAACTCCATCGCCGGCCGGGTGGCGGACGTGCACCACCTCCTGCCCTCGTCGGGGCTGAAGATCATCGGCGAGCGGTTCAAGCCGATCCACTTCCAGCTGATGGCCAATCCGGGCGTGACGCTGGACGAGGTGAAGACGGCGATGTCGATGCCGATCGCCCTCGGCCAGTGCCGCAAGACGATCCGCCGGATGAAGCTGAAGACCGAGGCGACCGGCGACACGGCCGGGGCCGCCAAGCTGCTCGCCGAGCATCCCGACCGGAGCAAGGCGGCGGTGTCGCCGGCGCTGGCCGCCGAGATCTACGGCCTCGATATCCTGATGCGGGACATCGAGGACGAGCACAACAACACCACGCGCTTCCTGGTGATGACGGCCGAGGCCAATCCGCCGCCGCCACCCTTCACCAGCCCCTGCATCACGAGCTTCATCTTCCGGGTCCGTAACCTGCCGGCGGCGCTCTACAAGGCGCTCGGCGGCTTCGCGACCAACGGCGTCAACATGACCAAGCTCGAGAGCTACATGGAGAACGGCGCCTTCACGGCGACCTTCTTCTACGCCGAGGTGGACGGCCGCCCGGAAGACCGGGGCCTGGCCCTGGCCTTCGAGGAGCTGCGGTTCTTCTCCGAGCGCTTCGAGATCCTCGGGGTCTATCCGGCCGATCCGTTCCGCGCCGCGCGCGCCTAG